One window of the Amycolatopsis mediterranei genome contains the following:
- a CDS encoding TadE family type IV pilus minor pilin, translating to MTVETALGLAGLTVVTVLLIAGLTALTSQLRCTDAAREAARLLARGQPTEAAAAVHKIGPPGANLAFEQVGDTITARVTAHPAAGLLPAIHLDATAYAVAEPGTEVTSAQG from the coding sequence GTGACCGTCGAGACCGCGCTCGGTCTGGCCGGCTTGACGGTGGTGACGGTCCTGCTGATCGCAGGCCTGACGGCGCTGACGAGCCAGCTGCGCTGCACGGACGCGGCCCGCGAGGCGGCGCGGCTGCTGGCGAGGGGCCAGCCGACCGAAGCGGCAGCCGCGGTCCACAAGATAGGGCCGCCGGGCGCGAACCTGGCGTTCGAGCAAGTCGGCGACACGATCACGGCAAGGGTGACGGCCCACCCGGCGGCCGGCCTCCTCCCGGCAATCCACCTCGACGCGACGGCCTACGCGGTCGCCGAGCCGGGCACGGAGGTGACAAGTGCCCAGGGCTGA
- a CDS encoding DUF4244 domain-containing protein — MRTFRRRPRSDDGSTTVEYAIVTVAVAAFAAVLYSLLTGDSVVSWLTNLVMKALSVPS; from the coding sequence ATGCGCACGTTCCGCCGCCGGCCCCGCTCGGACGACGGTTCCACGACGGTCGAGTACGCCATCGTCACGGTCGCCGTCGCGGCGTTCGCCGCTGTCCTCTACTCCTTGCTTACCGGAGACTCGGTCGTCTCCTGGCTGACGAACCTGGTCATGAAGGCCTTGTCGGTGCCGTCATGA